The Streptomyces sp. NBC_00569 genomic sequence GCGTCAGGTGGAGGGCCCGTCTGCGACGACGCAGCCGTGCCCCGATGCCGGCTGCGGGGCCGGATTGATCGTTGGACATGGACGGAAACTTAACAAGCCTTTGACGCCATCACAATGGTCTTGAGCGTCATCAATTTTTTCTTAGATGAGCGTGACGGGGAGATCCACTCAGCACTCATCCGCTGTCGACCCATCGGCGTGGCGGTCACCGTCAGCCCTGCTCCTGCCGGTCGAGGCAGGTGGTCGACTCCTTGTCCCCTATGAGCAGTTCAGGAGATTCGCCGAGTTCAGCGGATGACTCCGCATGACGCAGGCCAGCGCCTCGTGGCGCACGGTTTCCCAGCTCCACTCGGCCACATGGCGCCTCGCGGCGCACCCAGCTGTTCGTCCGAGCCACAGGCTCCGGCAGGCCGCGGACGTAGTCCTGCATCATCGCTTCCCGTCCCCATGACAGACCCTGTCGATGCATCCGCGATTTATTCGCCGAGCAGTAGTGCGGCGACCGCCTCCGGTGCCTCGTGCATGGCGTCGTGGCCGGTGGGGAGGTCGTGGACCTGCCACTCGGGATCGGCTTGGAGGCGGGTGCGGAGTTCGGCGAACGGTGTCCGATCCTCCCACCCCGAGCAGTAGATGAACTCCCGGCGAGGGACCCGGGCGAGCGCGCCGGTGAGCCGGACCGTTTGCAGGAACGAGGCAAGGGGTTGGGGACGGCGGCGGGGATCGCCGCCGTCCGGTGGCCGGATGGCGTAGCCGGTGGCCGCAGCGCCAGCAGCAGCCACTTCCCGGAAGTACTCGTTTGTCGACGACCACCACGACTCGCCATTGCGCGGTACGAAGGCGTCGAGATGCACCAGTCGTGAGATCCGGCCGTCAGCGCGATCGGCGGCGGCGGCGATCACCATCCCGGCGTAGCTGTGGCCGACCAGCGTCGCGCCGGTGATGTGGTTGCGGTCGAGGTGGCGCAACACGTCATCGGCGTGCGTGTCGAGGTTGGCGGTCGCGACCGTCGCCTCGTCGTCGTCTGGCCGCAGGCCGGTCAGGGTCAGGGCGTGAACGGCGTGACCGGCA encodes the following:
- a CDS encoding alpha/beta fold hydrolase; translated protein: MATFVLVPGGWKGSWSYEAVIPLLERAGHAVHALTLTGLRPDDDEATVATANLDTHADDVLRHLDRNHITGATLVGHSYAGMVIAAAADRADGRISRLVHLDAFVPRNGESWWSSTNEYFREVAAAGAAATGYAIRPPDGGDPRRRPQPLASFLQTVRLTGALARVPRREFIYCSGWEDRTPFAELRTRLQADPEWQVHDLPTGHDAMHEAPEAVAALLLGE